The Streptomyces spororaveus genome includes a region encoding these proteins:
- a CDS encoding diacylglycerol/lipid kinase family protein, which yields MALPHTSGASRRARPWALLAVVCAVFAALTLVAEGIVGGLLVLVVGVAGAALTAMGTWWVVSHRGVVRLVGTLLVVGAPVAILLIYAQADLWPTALVAIALWAAAVACARTALRAARRPDGMRAVARAAPRHPVLIMNPKSGGGKVGRFGLVEKSEALGARVVLLDPEVVTDVAALARQAVAEGADLLGVAGGDGTQARVAEVAAEYDLPFLVISAGTRNHFAMDLGLDREDPARCLDALADGEELRVDLGVVGGHAFVNTASFGVYAEIVQRPEYRDAKADSALAALPDLLLGYAGTTLDAATDGTRLEAQQALLVSNNPYSSPEPMGARRSRLDLGVLGVVGIRVNNAAQAADVALRGARAAGLHLLTSREVVIGSAAERVAVAVDGEALTMPTPVICSIRPGALRVRVPRLRPGAPEAAPPMQWSEVLALALNRPGAGAAG from the coding sequence ATGGCACTCCCGCATACTTCCGGCGCGTCCCGGCGGGCTCGGCCTTGGGCCCTGCTGGCCGTGGTCTGTGCGGTGTTCGCGGCGCTCACCCTGGTCGCCGAGGGGATCGTCGGGGGGCTGCTCGTCCTCGTCGTCGGGGTGGCCGGGGCGGCGCTCACGGCCATGGGGACCTGGTGGGTGGTGTCCCATCGCGGGGTCGTACGGCTGGTCGGCACCCTGCTGGTGGTCGGCGCGCCGGTGGCCATCCTGCTCATCTACGCCCAGGCGGACCTGTGGCCCACGGCGCTGGTCGCCATCGCGCTCTGGGCGGCCGCCGTGGCCTGCGCGCGTACCGCGCTGCGCGCCGCGCGGCGGCCCGACGGCATGCGGGCCGTCGCACGGGCCGCGCCCCGGCACCCGGTGCTGATCATGAATCCGAAGTCCGGCGGCGGGAAGGTCGGCCGGTTCGGCCTCGTCGAGAAGAGCGAGGCCCTCGGCGCCCGGGTGGTGCTGCTGGACCCGGAGGTCGTGACGGACGTCGCCGCTCTCGCCCGGCAGGCGGTGGCCGAGGGCGCGGACCTGCTCGGGGTGGCCGGCGGCGACGGGACCCAGGCCCGCGTGGCCGAGGTGGCGGCCGAGTACGACCTGCCGTTCCTCGTGATCTCCGCGGGCACCCGGAACCATTTCGCGATGGACCTCGGGCTGGACCGCGAGGACCCCGCCCGCTGCCTGGACGCACTGGCCGACGGGGAGGAGCTCAGGGTCGACCTGGGGGTCGTGGGCGGCCACGCCTTCGTCAACACCGCCTCCTTCGGCGTCTACGCGGAGATCGTGCAGCGGCCGGAGTACCGGGACGCCAAGGCGGACTCGGCCCTGGCCGCACTGCCGGACCTCCTGCTCGGCTACGCCGGCACCACTCTCGACGCGGCCACCGACGGGACGCGGCTGGAGGCCCAGCAGGCGCTGCTGGTCAGCAACAACCCGTACTCGTCCCCCGAACCGATGGGGGCCCGCAGGTCCCGGCTCGACCTCGGCGTGCTCGGAGTCGTCGGGATCCGGGTGAACAACGCCGCCCAGGCGGCCGACGTGGCCCTGCGCGGAGCGAGGGCGGCGGGCCTGCACCTGCTCACCTCCCGCGAGGTCGTCATCGGATCGGCCGCGGAGCGCGTCGCCGTCGCCGTGGACGGCGAGGCGCTCACCATGCCCACACCCGTGATCTGCTCCATCCGCCCCGGAGCACTGCGCGTACGGGTCCCCAGGCTCCGCCCGGGGGCCCCGGAGGCCGCCCCGCCCATGCAGTGGAGCGAGGTCCTCGCTCTGGCCCTGAACCGGCCGGGGGCCGGCGCGGCCGGTTGA